Below is a genomic region from Blochmannia endosymbiont of Camponotus modoc.
CCTACTAATTTAGATGTATTATGTAATTTAGTTATTTTAAACAATCCATGGATTTGATCATCATCTCCAATGTTCATGAACCACTTGCAATACGAAGTAGTTTGTGTCAATACGATTTTTGCAGTTATATTATTTATTGTAATCGGAAAAATTTCAGATTCTTCAATAGCAGATTTAATGTTACATTGATTTCCTGAAAATGAAATTATACCCTTGGGTAATAAGGTTCCTAATATCCAATAACAATCTGTACAATATATACGAACAGTATGCATGTTCATTAATCTTGGTAATAAAATTTTTAAAGAAACTACATTTAAATTTTTAAATGCATCATTCACTTTATTCAATATGTTCTCTTTTAAAACATGAGAAATAGGGATTGTGCAATCAACAACTTCCCAGTAATGTGAATTAAGGATAACTTTTCGAGTTAAATATTGATAAGTAAGAACAATATCTTGCATTAATTTCCATGTTCCTATTGAAGTAACAATGTTTGTTTTATTAATTTTACTATTCCAAGTTTTATGAAAAAGATCTAAATTTCCAAAAAGCTTTACTTGACCAGATAACATATCGCCATAAGCAACTAAATCCAAATAATGTTCTTTAATATTACCTTGTCCTTGCATAATTAATTTACGTAACGATAAAATTCCACACTTTATCTGATTTGCTTGAAAAAAAATTTTGCTTTGTATAACAGTATCATAACAAATATCCCCGTTTATCATTATTTTATCAAAATTAATGTTTTTATCGTGCCAATACAAGGAACATGCATCAATATTTAACAACAGTCTAGGAGAATATTTAACGGGACTATATAATTTAAATTTCCCATATACACTACCATTTAATCCAGGTATAAGCACGTTGCAATCTGGCGCCGCAAACACAATGTTAAAAATAGAATCTCTTTTCAAATCTTCTTGTATTTTTAACACATTAGGACCCCATTTAATTAGTAATGAGGGTATTTTCCATGTACCAGTTGAATTATTGTATAATATGCCTATGCATGAAATACTATTATTTTCTATACTCCCATTGAGATTTAAATCAGATATTGTTATGTCCCAAGCGTCAGAACATACATGTCCTTGCATATTGATGTTACCTGACAAATTTATAGGACATTTTAACCATTTTTGAAAAATATTTATTTTGTTTAACACACACATACTGTCCCAACTAATTATATCACCCACCCAATTAACCATTCCTTGTATATCAAGATATTCTTCTAATGCAGTCATTCTTAATTTAGAAATAGAACAACTATTAACATCTCCCTGAGCGCTCATAACTATATGTACTAATGATGAAAATTGAGCGCTACTTAATTTAGATGTTATCTGAATGGAATAATTTTTTATTTCACCATTGACAGATACATCAAGCTCTTCTATTAAATAATCATTCTTTCCTAAAAAAGAAAGTGGTATTTTTCTACCAACTATAGATATAGTTATGGGCGTACCAAATTGTATTATCTTAGTTTTTAATAATACATGTACTGTAGAAATAACACCTAAAAAATCACAATAAAGGCGTATCTCATTATATAATTCTCCTACGATAACTAATTTTATTTTACTTACGTCCTTTTTCTTTATATTGGTAGAATTACTACTAGTATTAAAATGATATTTCGTATAATTGAGGCTTATATTGATTGGGTAATACTCTTTAAATATTATGCTACCTATTGCATTAAGGTATCCATATGGACATTTAAGATTCAACTTAATATTTGCAGTCTGATTATATAAATATGTCTGTAAATAAAAATAATTAATAATATAAGAATTATTATTATCAAAAATATAAAAATTCTCTCCTGTTATATCCTTTAGAATTATATTTATAGGAAGATTAAAAGAAGGTAATATTATTAATAATTTACTAGACAATGATTTTAGTAAATACTTTATATTTCGTTGATTATTACTATACTTATATATATCTATCGCATTGGTTGTTATATTTAATGCATTTACATCGGGAATATTTAAAACTGCTCCTTTAATATTTACAGGTAAAATTGTCAATAAATTGTCTTGAAATGTTAATTCAGTATCTAATTTGGTTACTTCAAACGTAATGTTATTTAAATGAATACAAGTATTATTCAATACTATATTCTTTAATATTACTGGGAATGGGATAGAAAAAGTATTATCTATTTTTATCCCTTCGTATTTTTTATCTAATTTATTCGTCGCATCGTTTTTTTTTATTTTTATACAAACATCTTCCAAAAAAAGATGATTAATATATATTTTTTTATTCCATATATCTTTTAGATTTAAAAAAACATCACATTTATCAACGTTAATTACACCTATCGAGGTTTCATATACTAAATGAGTTATATTAAAATTACCCCAAGTTCCAGAAACAGAATCAAATTCTAAACCAGGAATACAATACGTAATTCCTGTAAAAGTTAAATATGCTCCTATATTAGTACCTAATAAAAACACAAAAAATCCACATACTATTGATATCCATAATAAAAAAATAACATAGATTTTTTTTATAAAAATCATAAATCTGGTCCTAAACTGACGTATAAATATAAAAAATGATGATTTATCTTGCCTTTATGAATCAATGGAGTTGCTACGTCCAATTTTATAGGACCTATTGGTAATTTCCAGCGCGCTCCAATACCTATACCAGATTTAAAACTATTCCATTTGATATCATTAGTAATCTCTCCTGCGTCTATAAAAATAGCTCCCCACCATTTATTAATTACATTATATTGATATTCAAATGTAGTAGTAATAAGTTTAGTAGCGACACCTACAAAAGATTCAGAATTATCATAAGGATACAAAGATTTATATTTATATCCACGGATACCATTGTTTACATTGGAAAAAAATCGCAACATTAAATCAACAGATGAAAAATTGTTGGTATTTATCCAACTTAAGTTTCCACGAGCCAAAATACGATGTTTTTTTAATAATGTCCGAACCCAAACATTTTGAACTTGCACAGCAATAAAATTAACATCCGATCTCCAACAATTATTAGATATATTGATTGAATAATTCTGACTATCTCCCCAATACGGTATTATTTCTCCACGTTTTCGAATACGAGACACATTTATCCCTGGATAAATCAACATTATATTTTTAATGATATAATTATTAGAACAATGATTAAAGTGCCAATGCACATTAATTGAACGTTGCCATTTATGGGAACAAT
It encodes:
- a CDS encoding translocation/assembly module TamB domain-containing protein, which codes for MIFIKKIYVIFLLWISIVCGFFVFLLGTNIGAYLTFTGITYCIPGLEFDSVSGTWGNFNITHLVYETSIGVINVDKCDVFLNLKDIWNKKIYINHLFLEDVCIKIKKNDATNKLDKKYEGIKIDNTFSIPFPVILKNIVLNNTCIHLNNITFEVTKLDTELTFQDNLLTILPVNIKGAVLNIPDVNALNITTNAIDIYKYSNNQRNIKYLLKSLSSKLLIILPSFNLPINIILKDITGENFYIFDNNNSYIINYFYLQTYLYNQTANIKLNLKCPYGYLNAIGSIIFKEYYPINISLNYTKYHFNTSSNSTNIKKKDVSKIKLVIVGELYNEIRLYCDFLGVISTVHVLLKTKIIQFGTPITISIVGRKIPLSFLGKNDYLIEELDVSVNGEIKNYSIQITSKLSSAQFSSLVHIVMSAQGDVNSCSISKLRMTALEEYLDIQGMVNWVGDIISWDSMCVLNKINIFQKWLKCPINLSGNINMQGHVCSDAWDITISDLNLNGSIENNSISCIGILYNNSTGTWKIPSLLIKWGPNVLKIQEDLKRDSIFNIVFAAPDCNVLIPGLNGSVYGKFKLYSPVKYSPRLLLNIDACSLYWHDKNINFDKIMINGDICYDTVIQSKIFFQANQIKCGILSLRKLIMQGQGNIKEHYLDLVAYGDMLSGQVKLFGNLDLFHKTWNSKINKTNIVTSIGTWKLMQDIVLTYQYLTRKVILNSHYWEVVDCTIPISHVLKENILNKVNDAFKNLNVVSLKILLPRLMNMHTVRIYCTDCYWILGTLLPKGIISFSGNQCNIKSAIEESEIFPITINNITAKIVLTQTTSYCKWFMNIGDDDQIHGLFKITKLHNTSKLVGNVYVKNVSLVSFFNSLISLQEPINGLLNLNLYFDGYKHHIKIYGTGQLKNFNFNKPDTLFFVKNGQFFIKFFGDHAVLNGTIDTDYGYRLHLNGNIMNFDSINNIRAFFKIRGNQINFCMSPEIKMKISPDFTCTITSEKIHIEGNVEIPWAHIEVKEYSKNITNISSEEILLDDNFQLILNNSKNLFISFSANINVCLGNDVNFNGLGFRTKLRGNLEIEYNKNHLALTGHIDIPSGCFQAYGQNLIIRKGQLLFSGAINQPYIDIEAICDPSSIKEKEGSIVGIRITGTFSQPKIEIFSDSLSLSPQEITSYLLGGSKNVIPLNTDTNIVTSLLIGATVRNSEKFINKIGKIFGVQDLTLNTQDIGTAPLVALSGYIAPGLQIKYGIGIFDLLTTITVRYCLCSQLYLEVTSGSNQQAVDILYKLDF